In the genome of Paenibacillus pabuli, one region contains:
- a CDS encoding winged helix-turn-helix transcriptional regulator, whose product MSDDENAKQICEKVEQSYQIIGRKWVALIIHTLMEEPKRFSEIHAYIPDLSKRVLNERMKELEEEGLVVRHVVTERPVRTEYMLSRKGTELGRALSAVERWADKWL is encoded by the coding sequence ATGAGCGATGATGAGAATGCCAAGCAAATATGCGAAAAGGTGGAACAGTCTTATCAGATCATTGGCCGGAAATGGGTAGCCCTCATTATTCATACATTGATGGAAGAACCCAAACGATTCAGTGAAATTCACGCTTATATCCCGGACCTGAGCAAACGGGTACTTAATGAACGAATGAAGGAACTGGAGGAAGAGGGACTTGTCGTGCGTCATGTGGTTACGGAACGCCCTGTTCGGACAGAATATATGTTGTCCCGCAAAGGCACAGAGCTGGGGCGCGCATTAAGCGCCGTGGAACGGTGGGCCGATAAGTGGCTGTAG
- a CDS encoding Gfo/Idh/MocA family protein: protein MLKVAIIGAGAISAAHITAYLAFPERCEIVAVVDMFTEKAQKRINEYGLEGAQAFTDYHELLDQNIDLVSVCTPPYTHAPITCDFLHAGTHVLVEKPMASSLEEADMMLEAAQKSGKLLSVVAQNRFTTPMMKLKDVLDSKLVGPIVHVQVDSFWWRGHNYYDLWWRGTWEKEGGGCTLNHAVHHIDAMLWMMGPPVELQAMMANTAHDNAEVEDISMAMLRFQKGALGMITSSVVHHGEEQQLIFQGKEARVSVPWKVVASTARNNGFPEPNSDLEQQIQKIADELPDVIHVGHAGQVENVLNAIETGSPLLVDGKSGRNTLELIVGIYKSSSTGEQVTFPIEAEEAFYTRDGIMQNAVHFYEKKTAVENFEDVDITLGRKLEN from the coding sequence ATGTTGAAAGTAGCCATTATTGGAGCAGGCGCGATCAGTGCAGCGCACATTACAGCATATTTGGCATTTCCTGAACGATGCGAGATCGTAGCTGTGGTGGATATGTTCACGGAAAAAGCACAGAAACGGATTAATGAATACGGGTTGGAAGGAGCACAAGCTTTTACCGATTATCATGAATTGCTGGATCAAAACATTGATTTGGTTTCGGTATGTACCCCTCCGTATACCCATGCACCGATCACATGTGATTTTCTGCATGCTGGTACACATGTGTTGGTCGAAAAACCAATGGCTTCTTCTTTAGAAGAGGCGGATATGATGCTCGAAGCGGCGCAAAAGAGTGGGAAGTTGCTGTCGGTTGTGGCTCAGAATCGTTTTACGACACCGATGATGAAACTGAAAGATGTGCTGGATAGCAAACTTGTGGGTCCCATTGTGCACGTACAGGTCGATTCATTCTGGTGGCGAGGCCATAATTATTATGATTTATGGTGGCGTGGCACATGGGAAAAAGAAGGTGGCGGCTGCACGCTTAATCATGCGGTGCATCATATTGATGCCATGCTCTGGATGATGGGTCCCCCAGTGGAATTGCAGGCCATGATGGCGAATACAGCGCATGATAATGCCGAAGTAGAGGATATTTCCATGGCGATGCTTCGTTTTCAAAAAGGAGCACTTGGCATGATCACCAGCTCAGTAGTACATCACGGAGAGGAGCAGCAGTTGATTTTTCAGGGTAAAGAGGCCAGGGTATCTGTGCCATGGAAGGTCGTTGCTTCTACAGCACGAAATAATGGATTCCCAGAACCGAATTCAGATCTGGAACAACAGATTCAGAAAATTGCTGACGAATTACCGGATGTTATTCATGTGGGGCATGCCGGGCAAGTGGAAAATGTACTAAACGCTATTGAGACAGGATCACCACTTCTCGTGGATGGGAAGAGTGGACGGAATACACTGGAACTCATTGTAGGCATTTATAAATCGTCCAGTACGGGGGAGCAGGTTACTTTTCCAATAGAGGCGGAGGAGGCTTTCTATACAAGGGACGGGATTATGCAAAACGCAGTGCATTTTTATGAAAAAAAGACAGCGGTGGAGAACTTTGAGGATGTGGATATTACGTTAGGAAGAAAGTTGGAGAATTAG
- a CDS encoding AraC family transcriptional regulator, whose product MPIITRDQFNLACRRTSTTAFREVFHAHSQVEITYIHDGYGQLITEGQAFPLEPGTLMIFRPFQLHQIQIQVTKEHPFIRSVLMYEQHLLNPHSRQFSVSNRFILDLLGQAFPLQPIRLSAASPLIQMIEQFADILPMLLPHEAEEDTRLFLLGLLAQLRYLWKDRQYSSSKTTPAGSPILHPHAEAVMQWIEEHYNETFRLEDLADTLHLSPYHLSHIFKKATGTTIVRYAQATRIRHACVLLTSTTHTVPEIGQRVGMSSPSYFCKVFRNATGTTPHQYRLNMQGR is encoded by the coding sequence ATGCCCATCATTACCAGAGACCAATTTAATCTGGCATGCCGTCGCACCTCCACCACTGCGTTCCGAGAGGTTTTTCACGCTCATTCACAGGTTGAAATCACATATATCCATGATGGATATGGACAACTCATAACAGAAGGCCAGGCATTCCCCCTTGAACCGGGTACACTGATGATATTCCGCCCTTTTCAGCTGCATCAGATCCAGATTCAAGTCACGAAAGAGCATCCCTTTATCCGCAGCGTACTGATGTATGAGCAGCACCTGCTGAACCCGCACTCTCGGCAATTTTCCGTTTCGAATCGTTTTATATTGGACCTTCTGGGGCAAGCATTTCCGCTTCAACCGATCCGTCTTTCCGCTGCTTCACCGCTGATTCAAATGATTGAGCAGTTTGCCGATATTCTGCCTATGTTGCTTCCACATGAAGCGGAAGAAGATACTCGACTATTTTTACTTGGGCTGCTCGCACAGCTTCGTTATCTTTGGAAGGACAGGCAGTATTCCAGCTCTAAAACAACCCCAGCGGGGTCTCCCATTCTGCACCCTCATGCTGAGGCTGTCATGCAGTGGATTGAAGAGCACTACAATGAAACGTTTCGTCTGGAGGATCTGGCAGATACACTGCATCTCTCGCCTTATCATCTGTCCCATATATTTAAAAAAGCTACCGGCACCACCATCGTTCGTTACGCCCAAGCTACCCGTATTCGTCATGCTTGCGTGTTACTCACAAGTACCACCCATACTGTTCCGGAAATAGGCCAGCGTGTAGGGATGTCCAGCCCATCTTACTTTTGCAAAGTCTTCCGCAATGCAACAGGCACCACGCCGCATCAGTATCGGCTGAATATGCAAGGCAGATAA
- a CDS encoding DUF3600 domain-containing protein has protein sequence MNLDEQLRTVYQEETKDWTIHEKTKHKIMNAIRSESHLKGHRKKWLVTVLLAAVLIIPTGAYAGYTYLANEMYGSQENISAVGGTPEDYMRLDEKLQTAKAHLSEEEFIQFMGLMKQMGQMALKHADQQGEMHPENWSATEQTEFNRLTAELEPFFKKLEAASGDSPKEPMDQEQFWEEQLAMAETKLSKEQFTEFKSLYEQMKHYEAMVMDGDGNIHEERLSAKQKEELQQARERIFPFLEKLGLDVRKPGE, from the coding sequence ATGAATCTCGATGAACAGCTGCGAACAGTCTACCAGGAAGAGACCAAAGACTGGACAATTCATGAAAAAACAAAACATAAAATCATGAATGCTATTCGAAGTGAATCACATCTCAAAGGACATCGGAAAAAATGGCTGGTTACTGTGCTGCTGGCTGCTGTGCTTATCATTCCTACTGGAGCTTATGCAGGGTATACCTATTTGGCTAACGAAATGTATGGTTCACAGGAAAATATATCAGCGGTGGGTGGAACACCGGAGGATTACATGAGACTGGATGAGAAGCTCCAGACAGCCAAAGCACATTTAAGTGAAGAGGAATTCATTCAATTTATGGGTCTGATGAAGCAAATGGGGCAAATGGCTTTGAAGCATGCGGATCAACAGGGAGAGATGCACCCCGAGAACTGGAGTGCCACAGAACAGACGGAGTTTAATCGCCTTACTGCGGAACTGGAGCCCTTTTTCAAAAAGCTGGAAGCAGCTAGTGGAGACTCTCCAAAAGAACCTATGGACCAGGAGCAATTTTGGGAGGAACAGCTGGCAATGGCAGAGACGAAGCTTTCCAAGGAGCAGTTTACCGAGTTCAAATCGTTGTATGAACAGATGAAGCACTATGAGGCCATGGTGATGGATGGGGATGGGAACATCCATGAAGAACGGTTGTCTGCGAAGCAAAAGGAAGAACTGCAGCAGGCACGCGAGCGAATTTTTCCCTTCTTGGAGAAGCTGGGACTTGATGTACGCAAGCCGGGTGAATAA
- a CDS encoding sigma-70 family RNA polymerase sigma factor → MSETEEYIKLVELTRAGDYEAYGELYELTVMDVYRTVRFLIRDPSDAEDLVQEIYIQAYRSLERYDSERAFRPWLMGVTMRQVRSYRRKRLTQFRFSKQMEKSDTGLEYDFSGDLINKLANRPLLEQVHRLPYKLQQVVTLHYLNEYTQEEISCILEIPLGTVKSRIHAALTKLRQNQKLNVGIRGKVEDLHESR, encoded by the coding sequence ATGAGTGAGACAGAAGAGTACATAAAACTTGTAGAATTAACCCGGGCTGGCGACTACGAAGCATACGGGGAGTTATATGAGCTAACGGTGATGGATGTGTATCGCACGGTTCGTTTTCTGATTCGTGACCCATCTGACGCGGAAGATCTGGTACAGGAAATCTATATTCAGGCATACCGGTCCTTAGAGCGATATGATTCGGAAAGAGCCTTTCGTCCTTGGTTAATGGGTGTGACAATGCGGCAGGTCCGAAGTTATCGGCGTAAACGATTGACGCAGTTTCGCTTTAGCAAACAGATGGAGAAGTCTGATACGGGACTGGAGTATGATTTTTCCGGTGACTTGATCAACAAACTGGCAAATCGTCCTCTGCTTGAGCAGGTGCACCGATTGCCATACAAGCTGCAGCAGGTGGTAACTCTTCACTATTTGAACGAGTACACGCAAGAAGAGATTTCATGCATATTGGAAATTCCATTAGGAACGGTGAAATCTCGTATTCATGCAGCACTAACCAAGTTGAGGCAGAATCAGAAGTTAAATGTGGGTATTCGGGGAAAGGTGGAGGATTTGCATGAATCTCGATGA